The Manis javanica isolate MJ-LG chromosome 4, MJ_LKY, whole genome shotgun sequence genome contains a region encoding:
- the PYCR1 gene encoding pyrroline-5-carboxylate reductase 1, mitochondrial isoform X2, translating to MGSTLEPPEAAPAEPVPAARAAGEASHTMSVGFIGAGQLAFALAKGFTAAGVLAAHKIMASSPDMDLATVSALRRMGVNLTPHNKETVQHSDVLFLAVKPHIIPFILDEIGANIEDRHIVVSCAAGVTISSIEKKLMAFQPAPKVIRCMTNTPVVVREGATVYATGTHAQVEDGRLLEQLLGSVGFCTEVEEDLIDAVTGLSGSGPAYAFTALDALADGGVKMGLPRRLAVRLGAQALLGAAKMLLDSEQHPGQLKDNVCSPGGATIHALHVLESGGFRSLLINAVEASCIRTRELQSMADQETVSPAAIKKTILDKVRTTFL from the exons ATGGGCAGCACGTTGGAGCCCCCTGAGG CTGCCCCTGCGGAACCGGTGCCAGCCGCGAGGGCTGCGGGCGAGGCCTCGCACACCATGAGCGTGGGCTTCATCGGGGCTGGCCAGCTGGCGTTTGCCCTGGCCAAGGGCTTCACAGCAGCAG GAGTCCTGGCTGCCCACAAGATAATGGCCAGCTCCCCAGACATGGACTTGGCCACAGTTTCTGCTCTCAGG AGGATGGGGGTGAACCTGACACCTCACAACAAGGAGACTGTGCAGCACAGCGACGTGCTCTTCCTGGCCGTGAAGCCACATATCATCCCCTTTATCCTGGATGAGATTGGTGCCAATATCGAGGATCGGCACATCGTAGTGTCCTGTGCAGCTGGTGTCACCATCAGTTCCATTGAGAAG AAGCTGATGGCATTCCAGCCAGCCCCCAAAGTCATCCGCTGCATGACCAACACACCAGTTGTGGTGCGGGAGGGGGCCACCGTATACGCCACGGGCACACATGCCCAGGTGGAGGATGGCAGGCTCCTGGAGCAGCTCCTGGGCAGTGTGGGCTTCTGCACCGAGGTGGAGGAAGACCTTATTGATGCCGTCACGGGACTCAGTGGCAGCGGCCCAGCCTAC GCATTCACTGCCCTGGACGCTCTGGCTGATGGGGGTGTGAAGATGGGGCTCCCGAGGCGCCTGGCAGTTCGACTTGGGGCCCAGGCTCTGCTG GGAGCTGCCAAGATGCTGCTGGACTCAGAGCAGCACCCGGGCCAGCTCAAGGACAACGTCTGCTCTCCTGGGGGAGCCACCATCCATGCCCTGCACGTGCTAGAAAGTGGGGGCTTCCGATCCCTGCTCATCAATGCTGTGGAGGCCTCTTGCATACGCACAAG ggagcTGCAGTCCATGGCTGACCAGGAGACGGTCTCACCAGCTGCCATCAAGAAGACCATCCTGGACAAG GTCAGGACCACCTTCCTCTGA
- the PYCR1 gene encoding pyrroline-5-carboxylate reductase 1, mitochondrial isoform X1 — translation MGSTLEPPEAAPAEPVPAARAAGEASHTMSVGFIGAGQLAFALAKGFTAAGVLAAHKIMASSPDMDLATVSALRRMGVNLTPHNKETVQHSDVLFLAVKPHIIPFILDEIGANIEDRHIVVSCAAGVTISSIEKKLMAFQPAPKVIRCMTNTPVVVREGATVYATGTHAQVEDGRLLEQLLGSVGFCTEVEEDLIDAVTGLSGSGPAYAFTALDALADGGVKMGLPRRLAVRLGAQALLGAAKMLLDSEQHPGQLKDNVCSPGGATIHALHVLESGGFRSLLINAVEASCIRTRELQSMADQETVSPAAIKKTILDKVKLDSPLRASLAPAGHSKLLPRSLAPAGKQD, via the exons ATGGGCAGCACGTTGGAGCCCCCTGAGG CTGCCCCTGCGGAACCGGTGCCAGCCGCGAGGGCTGCGGGCGAGGCCTCGCACACCATGAGCGTGGGCTTCATCGGGGCTGGCCAGCTGGCGTTTGCCCTGGCCAAGGGCTTCACAGCAGCAG GAGTCCTGGCTGCCCACAAGATAATGGCCAGCTCCCCAGACATGGACTTGGCCACAGTTTCTGCTCTCAGG AGGATGGGGGTGAACCTGACACCTCACAACAAGGAGACTGTGCAGCACAGCGACGTGCTCTTCCTGGCCGTGAAGCCACATATCATCCCCTTTATCCTGGATGAGATTGGTGCCAATATCGAGGATCGGCACATCGTAGTGTCCTGTGCAGCTGGTGTCACCATCAGTTCCATTGAGAAG AAGCTGATGGCATTCCAGCCAGCCCCCAAAGTCATCCGCTGCATGACCAACACACCAGTTGTGGTGCGGGAGGGGGCCACCGTATACGCCACGGGCACACATGCCCAGGTGGAGGATGGCAGGCTCCTGGAGCAGCTCCTGGGCAGTGTGGGCTTCTGCACCGAGGTGGAGGAAGACCTTATTGATGCCGTCACGGGACTCAGTGGCAGCGGCCCAGCCTAC GCATTCACTGCCCTGGACGCTCTGGCTGATGGGGGTGTGAAGATGGGGCTCCCGAGGCGCCTGGCAGTTCGACTTGGGGCCCAGGCTCTGCTG GGAGCTGCCAAGATGCTGCTGGACTCAGAGCAGCACCCGGGCCAGCTCAAGGACAACGTCTGCTCTCCTGGGGGAGCCACCATCCATGCCCTGCACGTGCTAGAAAGTGGGGGCTTCCGATCCCTGCTCATCAATGCTGTGGAGGCCTCTTGCATACGCACAAG ggagcTGCAGTCCATGGCTGACCAGGAGACGGTCTCACCAGCTGCCATCAAGAAGACCATCCTGGACAAGGTGAAGCTGGACTCCCCTCTGAGGGCCTCACTGGCCCCTGCTGGCCACTCCAAACTACTTCCCCGCAGCCTGGCCCCAGCAGGCAAGCAGGATTGA
- the PYCR1 gene encoding pyrroline-5-carboxylate reductase 1, mitochondrial isoform X4, whose protein sequence is MGSTLEPPEAAPAEPVPAARAAGEASHTMSVGFIGAGQLAFALAKGFTAAGVLAAHKIMASSPDMDLATVSALRKLMAFQPAPKVIRCMTNTPVVVREGATVYATGTHAQVEDGRLLEQLLGSVGFCTEVEEDLIDAVTGLSGSGPAYAFTALDALADGGVKMGLPRRLAVRLGAQALLGAAKMLLDSEQHPGQLKDNVCSPGGATIHALHVLESGGFRSLLINAVEASCIRTRELQSMADQETVSPAAIKKTILDKVKLDSPLRASLAPAGHSKLLPRSLAPAGKQD, encoded by the exons ATGGGCAGCACGTTGGAGCCCCCTGAGG CTGCCCCTGCGGAACCGGTGCCAGCCGCGAGGGCTGCGGGCGAGGCCTCGCACACCATGAGCGTGGGCTTCATCGGGGCTGGCCAGCTGGCGTTTGCCCTGGCCAAGGGCTTCACAGCAGCAG GAGTCCTGGCTGCCCACAAGATAATGGCCAGCTCCCCAGACATGGACTTGGCCACAGTTTCTGCTCTCAGG AAGCTGATGGCATTCCAGCCAGCCCCCAAAGTCATCCGCTGCATGACCAACACACCAGTTGTGGTGCGGGAGGGGGCCACCGTATACGCCACGGGCACACATGCCCAGGTGGAGGATGGCAGGCTCCTGGAGCAGCTCCTGGGCAGTGTGGGCTTCTGCACCGAGGTGGAGGAAGACCTTATTGATGCCGTCACGGGACTCAGTGGCAGCGGCCCAGCCTAC GCATTCACTGCCCTGGACGCTCTGGCTGATGGGGGTGTGAAGATGGGGCTCCCGAGGCGCCTGGCAGTTCGACTTGGGGCCCAGGCTCTGCTG GGAGCTGCCAAGATGCTGCTGGACTCAGAGCAGCACCCGGGCCAGCTCAAGGACAACGTCTGCTCTCCTGGGGGAGCCACCATCCATGCCCTGCACGTGCTAGAAAGTGGGGGCTTCCGATCCCTGCTCATCAATGCTGTGGAGGCCTCTTGCATACGCACAAG ggagcTGCAGTCCATGGCTGACCAGGAGACGGTCTCACCAGCTGCCATCAAGAAGACCATCCTGGACAAGGTGAAGCTGGACTCCCCTCTGAGGGCCTCACTGGCCCCTGCTGGCCACTCCAAACTACTTCCCCGCAGCCTGGCCCCAGCAGGCAAGCAGGATTGA
- the PYCR1 gene encoding pyrroline-5-carboxylate reductase 1, mitochondrial isoform X3 encodes MSVGFIGAGQLAFALAKGFTAAGVLAAHKIMASSPDMDLATVSALRRMGVNLTPHNKETVQHSDVLFLAVKPHIIPFILDEIGANIEDRHIVVSCAAGVTISSIEKKLMAFQPAPKVIRCMTNTPVVVREGATVYATGTHAQVEDGRLLEQLLGSVGFCTEVEEDLIDAVTGLSGSGPAYAFTALDALADGGVKMGLPRRLAVRLGAQALLGAAKMLLDSEQHPGQLKDNVCSPGGATIHALHVLESGGFRSLLINAVEASCIRTRELQSMADQETVSPAAIKKTILDKVKLDSPLRASLAPAGHSKLLPRSLAPAGKQD; translated from the exons ATGAGCGTGGGCTTCATCGGGGCTGGCCAGCTGGCGTTTGCCCTGGCCAAGGGCTTCACAGCAGCAG GAGTCCTGGCTGCCCACAAGATAATGGCCAGCTCCCCAGACATGGACTTGGCCACAGTTTCTGCTCTCAGG AGGATGGGGGTGAACCTGACACCTCACAACAAGGAGACTGTGCAGCACAGCGACGTGCTCTTCCTGGCCGTGAAGCCACATATCATCCCCTTTATCCTGGATGAGATTGGTGCCAATATCGAGGATCGGCACATCGTAGTGTCCTGTGCAGCTGGTGTCACCATCAGTTCCATTGAGAAG AAGCTGATGGCATTCCAGCCAGCCCCCAAAGTCATCCGCTGCATGACCAACACACCAGTTGTGGTGCGGGAGGGGGCCACCGTATACGCCACGGGCACACATGCCCAGGTGGAGGATGGCAGGCTCCTGGAGCAGCTCCTGGGCAGTGTGGGCTTCTGCACCGAGGTGGAGGAAGACCTTATTGATGCCGTCACGGGACTCAGTGGCAGCGGCCCAGCCTAC GCATTCACTGCCCTGGACGCTCTGGCTGATGGGGGTGTGAAGATGGGGCTCCCGAGGCGCCTGGCAGTTCGACTTGGGGCCCAGGCTCTGCTG GGAGCTGCCAAGATGCTGCTGGACTCAGAGCAGCACCCGGGCCAGCTCAAGGACAACGTCTGCTCTCCTGGGGGAGCCACCATCCATGCCCTGCACGTGCTAGAAAGTGGGGGCTTCCGATCCCTGCTCATCAATGCTGTGGAGGCCTCTTGCATACGCACAAG ggagcTGCAGTCCATGGCTGACCAGGAGACGGTCTCACCAGCTGCCATCAAGAAGACCATCCTGGACAAGGTGAAGCTGGACTCCCCTCTGAGGGCCTCACTGGCCCCTGCTGGCCACTCCAAACTACTTCCCCGCAGCCTGGCCCCAGCAGGCAAGCAGGATTGA
- the MYADML2 gene encoding myeloid-associated differentiation marker-like protein 2: protein MGSTLEPPEGGYLHLGAVVSPVGTARALQLAFGCTTFSLVAHRGGFTGVQGTFCMAAWGFCFALSSVVVACEFTQLHSCLRLSWGNFTAAFAMLATLLSATAAVIYPLYFTRLECPPEPAGCLARDFRLAASVFAGLLFLAYAVEVALTRARPGQVASYMATMSGLLKIVQAFVACIIFGALVHDSHYGRYVATQWCVAVYSLCFLATVAVVALSVMGHTGGLGCPFDRLVVVYTFLAVLLYLSAAVIWPVFCFDPKYGEPRRPPYCPRGSCPWDSQLVVAIFTYVNLLLYVADLAYSQRIRFVPAL from the coding sequence ATGGGCAGCACGTTGGAGCCCCCTGAGGGTGGGTACCTGCACCTAGGGGCTGTGGTGTCCCCCGTGGGCACAGCCCGTGCACTGCAGCTGGCCTTTGGATGCACCACCTTCAGCTTGGTGGCCCACCGGGGTGGCTTCACAGGCGTCCAGGGCACCTTCTGCATGGCTGCATGGGGCTTCTGCTTTGCCCTGTCCAGTGTGGTGGTGGCCTGTGAGTTCACCCAACTCCATAGCTGCCTGCGCCTCTCCTGGGGCAACTTCACAGCGGCCTTTGCCATGCTGGCCACCCTCCTGTCTGCCACGGCTGCCGTCATCTACCCACTGTACTTCACCCGGCTGGAGTGCCCACCCGAGCCTGCCGGCTGCCTGGCCAGGGACTTTCGCCTGGCAGCCAGCGTCTTTGCTGGGCTCCTTTTCCTGGCCTACGCTGTGGAGGTGGCCTTGACCCGTGCCCGGCCAGGCCAGGTGGCCAGCTACATGGCCACAATGTCGGGGCTCCTCAAGATCGTCCAGGCCTTTGTGGCCTGCATCATCTTTGGGGCGCTGGTCCATGACAGCCACTATGGGCGCTACGTGGCCACCCAGTGGTGTGTGGCTGTCTACAGCCTttgcttcctggccacagtggCTGTGGTGGCTCTGAGTGTGATGGGCCACACGGGGGGCCTGGGCTGCCCCTTCGACCGTCTGGTGGTGGTGTACACCTTCCTGGCTGTGCTTCTGTACCTCAGCGCTGCGGTCATCTGGCCTGTGTTCTGTTTCGACCCCAAGTATGGTGAGCCCCGGCGGCCCCCCTACTGCCCCAGGGGCAGCTGCCCCTGGGACAGCCAGCTGGTGGTGGCCATCTTCACCTACGTCAACCTGCTCCTCTACGTGGCAGACCTCGCCTACTCCCAGAGGATCCGCTTCGTGCCTGCCCTGTAG